Below is a genomic region from Aurantimonas sp. HBX-1.
ACGAAGACGAGATGCACGGCGACCAGCAGCGGCAGCGACGGCGTCAGTCCGGCGCCGATGACCAGCACCTGCAGCCCGAAGACGAAGGCGACCTGCGGCACGATCAGCGGCAGGTAGATGAGACCGGCGACCGCCCGCGTCAGCCGGACCTCACCGGCCCGCGCCGACGGGAACTGCCGGCGCCGTCCTTCCAGCAGCAGCATCACCAGGACCAGCGCGACGACGGCGGCGGCCAGCGCCACGACGAAGCTCGTCCAGAGCGGTCCGGTGGCGCCGGCGAGCGCCCGCTGCCAGCTGCGCAGGGTGAGTTCGGCCGGCGCGAGATCGGGAAAGGCCCAGAAGCCGGCGAAGGACCACAGGACCAGGAGAAGCAGGCCGACGACCACCGCCAGGCCGGACAGCGCCACGGGCAGGGCCGCGAGCCGCCGGGCCGCCCGGTCCGCGGCGAAGCGCCGGCCGGATCGCGACCATCGCCGGCGGGCGGCCAGAACCAGCCGCTCCAGGCCGAGCCAGGCGAGGATCACGGCGAGCGTCACGGCCAGCTGCAGCAGCGCGCCCGCCGAGGCGACGAAGCGCTGCGAAAGGTCCGGGTCGTTCATCCAGGAGAGCAGGCGCACCGCCAGCGGCGCCGGCGTCGAGGGGCCGAGGATCATCGCGACGTCGACGACCGAGGAGGCGAAGGCCGCGACGGCGACGACCGGCAGGCGGATCTGCCGGTAGACCGTCGGCCAAACGGTGAGCAGGAACGCCGCCATCCGCCCGTAGCCGAGCGAGCGCGCCAGCTGCATCCGCCGCTCGGGCTCGGCCTGCGGCAGGGCGGCGAAGGCGACGAGCAGCAGGAACGGCATTTCCTTGGCGACCAGCGCCGCCATCATCGACAGGCCCAGGGGATCGCCGACGATCAGCAGGTCTGGGGGCCGGTCCAGCCCCAGCAGGGGCCCGGCCAGCCGGAACACCAGGCCGGACGGCGCGATGAGGAAGAGCAGGCCGAAGGCGGCGGCGGCGTGCGGCACGGCGAGCAGCGGCGCCAGGCCCTGGCGGGCGGCGCGGAAGGCCGGCGTGCCGAAGAAGGCGGCGAGGAAGATCGCGACGCCGGCGACCGAAACGAGGGTGGTGAGCAGGCCGGAGGCAAGGCTCAGCCCCACCGATGCGGCAAGGCCCGGCTCCGCGACGAGATGACGGAACGGCTCAAGCGAAAGCCCGTCGCCGCCGAGTGCCGGCAGATAACCGAAGGCCGGCAGCGCGACGCCCGCCATTCCGACGGCGACGGGAGCCGCCAGCAGAAGCGCGATAAGCCAGGGAAGCGCCAGGCCCCGCATGGCGCTTTGGCCCTGCCGGCTCAACTGCCGTAGCGCTTCGTCCACTCTTCTTCGATGCGGGTCATCCAGGAGGGGTGCGGCTCAGGCAGGACCGGGCCGAGCTCATCGGGGGACAGCGTCGCGACCCCGCGGTCGATGGCCGCGAAGGCTTCCCTGTCGGCCTCCGGCAGGCTGTCCAGCTTCAGAACCGTCGGGTCGCCCCAGAATTTGGGGTCTTCCTTGCGGAT
It encodes:
- a CDS encoding ABC transporter permease → MRGLALPWLIALLLAAPVAVGMAGVALPAFGYLPALGGDGLSLEPFRHLVAEPGLAASVGLSLASGLLTTLVSVAGVAIFLAAFFGTPAFRAARQGLAPLLAVPHAAAAFGLLFLIAPSGLVFRLAGPLLGLDRPPDLLIVGDPLGLSMMAALVAKEMPFLLLVAFAALPQAEPERRMQLARSLGYGRMAAFLLTVWPTVYRQIRLPVVAVAAFASSVVDVAMILGPSTPAPLAVRLLSWMNDPDLSQRFVASAGALLQLAVTLAVILAWLGLERLVLAARRRWSRSGRRFAADRAARRLAALPVALSGLAVVVGLLLLVLWSFAGFWAFPDLAPAELTLRSWQRALAGATGPLWTSFVVALAAAVVALVLVMLLLEGRRRQFPSARAGEVRLTRAVAGLIYLPLIVPQVAFVFGLQVLVIGAGLTPSLPLLVAVHLVFVAPYAALALADPWFALDPRYERIAASLGRTRATSFLRVRLPLLAAPVMTALAIGFAVSIGQYLPTVLIGAGRLPTITTEAVALAAGGDRRVIGVYALLQTLLPFALFAVAALVPALLAGRRRGMRAA